From Domibacillus sp. DTU_2020_1001157_1_SI_ALB_TIR_016, a single genomic window includes:
- a CDS encoding DUF3267 domain-containing protein, translating into MNLPGKPDYVIELNMKRIHIWALVLTLLFVLIGSFAAVMLHGESFFSFSMLGILLWLILYAILIVLHEICHLIGFKLWGKCKREDLVYGVNRELGVAYAGTKKMLPARAMKKALLLPFWLTGLLPFVIGIWLNSASLMTVSAFLIGGAAGDFSMYGQLRRVPKNAFVFDHLHKPILYIFNQKIDSPS; encoded by the coding sequence ATGAATCTCCCGGGTAAACCAGATTATGTGATTGAGCTGAATATGAAAAGGATTCACATTTGGGCACTTGTGCTGACTCTTCTGTTCGTCCTGATCGGCAGTTTTGCCGCTGTCATGCTTCACGGAGAAAGCTTTTTTTCCTTTTCCATGCTTGGTATCCTGTTATGGCTCATTCTTTACGCCATCCTTATTGTGCTTCATGAAATTTGTCATTTGATCGGGTTTAAACTTTGGGGAAAATGCAAACGTGAAGATCTTGTATACGGAGTGAACCGGGAACTTGGTGTTGCGTATGCGGGCACGAAAAAAATGCTGCCGGCACGCGCTATGAAAAAAGCGCTCCTGCTCCCGTTTTGGCTGACCGGGCTGCTTCCGTTTGTAATAGGTATTTGGCTGAACAGTGCTTCTCTTATGACCGTTTCTGCTTTTTTAATCGGGGGAGCTGCAGGTGACTTTTCTATGTACGGGCAGCTGCGCCGTGTACCTAAAAATGCGTTCGTTTTTGACCATCTTCACAAACCAATTTTGTATATTTTTAATCAAAAAATAGACAGTCCTTCTTGA
- a CDS encoding zinc-binding alcohol dehydrogenase family protein, whose translation MKAMLLQETGGPNALKCVEVEKPSAGSWEIIVKLKNASLNRRDVFITYGMYPGMKLPAVLGADGAGIVESVGDGVESLRAGDEVVINPGLQWGDDIRFNQPDFHVLGMPADGTYAEYVKISCENVYKKPAYLTWPEAAALPLSALTAYRALITRGELKKGDTVFVPGIGSGVALFALQIAVAKGARVFVSSSNDEKIERAKRMGAAGGINYRSEGWAKALKSEMGGADLIVDGVGGETFNRLIDLAKPGGRIVSFGATAGPVPQLVLPRAFFKHLDIRGTTMGSPQEFADMLTLFEQEKIHPVIDKHFPLEKAAEALGYMENGDSFGKIVLDI comes from the coding sequence ATGAAAGCCATGTTACTGCAGGAAACAGGCGGACCGAACGCGCTAAAGTGCGTGGAAGTAGAAAAGCCGTCTGCGGGCAGCTGGGAAATTATTGTGAAGCTGAAAAATGCTTCCTTAAACCGGCGTGATGTTTTCATTACATATGGCATGTACCCGGGTATGAAGCTGCCGGCTGTTCTTGGAGCAGACGGAGCAGGTATCGTAGAGTCCGTGGGAGACGGTGTGGAAAGTCTGCGGGCAGGGGATGAAGTTGTCATCAATCCAGGCCTTCAATGGGGAGATGACATTCGATTCAATCAGCCGGACTTTCACGTTCTCGGCATGCCTGCAGATGGAACCTATGCCGAATATGTAAAAATCTCATGCGAGAATGTGTATAAAAAGCCGGCTTACTTAACATGGCCGGAAGCAGCGGCTCTTCCGCTTTCTGCCCTTACGGCTTACCGGGCACTCATTACGCGCGGAGAACTGAAAAAAGGCGATACGGTCTTCGTCCCCGGCATTGGCAGCGGTGTAGCTTTATTTGCTCTTCAAATTGCTGTTGCAAAGGGAGCGCGTGTATTTGTTTCGTCAAGTAATGATGAAAAAATCGAACGGGCTAAACGAATGGGTGCAGCCGGCGGCATCAACTACCGGAGTGAGGGCTGGGCCAAAGCATTAAAGAGCGAAATGGGCGGCGCCGACTTGATCGTTGATGGGGTTGGCGGGGAAACCTTTAACCGTTTAATCGACCTTGCCAAGCCGGGAGGCCGGATTGTAAGCTTTGGTGCTACAGCGGGTCCAGTGCCCCAGCTCGTTTTGCCCCGCGCGTTTTTTAAGCATCTGGATATACGTGGAACCACAATGGGCAGTCCACAGGAATTTGCCGATATGCTGACATTATTTGAACAGGAAAAAATTCATCCAGTCATTGATAAGCATTTTCCGCTTGAAAAAGCTGCGGAAGCTCTCGGCTACATGGAAAATGGCGATTCATTCGGAAAAATCGTACTTGATATTTAA
- a CDS encoding ferritin-like domain-containing protein encodes MLTEKLTKAINGEYTAIHIYEKLADMASTPSQKERILAIRTDEVRHLETFSSLYHALTGNAPSPVCAEPFPKTFKQGILRAFKDEQETSEFYQDIADSTHLPYVKKVFNRAAADEQRHAVWFLSFL; translated from the coding sequence ATGCTGACCGAGAAACTCACAAAAGCGATCAATGGAGAATATACAGCCATTCACATTTATGAGAAGCTGGCAGATATGGCTTCAACGCCTTCTCAGAAAGAAAGAATTTTAGCCATTCGCACGGATGAAGTCCGGCATTTAGAAACATTCTCCTCCCTTTATCATGCGTTAACCGGAAACGCTCCTTCTCCTGTATGTGCCGAACCCTTTCCTAAAACATTCAAGCAAGGCATTTTGCGGGCTTTTAAGGACGAACAGGAAACGTCTGAGTTTTATCAGGACATAGCCGATTCCACTCATCTTCCTTACGTGAAAAAAGTATTTAACCGGGCGGCGGCCGATGAACAGCGCCATGCGGTTTGGTTTCTATCTTTTTTATAA